The region AGAGTGCCTTAGACGGGGCAAAAGATCTGGGTGCAGATGCCAAGCTCGCTGAAAGTAAGCAGCTTGGTGCTAAAAATCTTATCGGCAAGGCCGGAATCAAGAAATCTGATTCAGATTCGTATTTTAGCTCCGGAAGGTATGAAAAGGGAGTTGCTGCGGCAAATGAATCCAGATCTTTTGCAGAAATGGCAAAAATCAATGCAGACAACGCTTATTATCTTGCAATCCAGGCTGAACTGGAGTACAACAACACCGAAGAAGGCCAGACCAAATCGATGTTATCCATGGCGCAGTCGACTTATTTCAATGCCATTTCCATATTGAACAGTACAAATGACGCAGCTAAGCAGCTTTCTGGCATCGGCGTTGAAACAGGTGTATTTATCCAGGATATGGAAAAAATTTCCCTTACTCTTAATGATTCAAAACCGGAGTTAGAAAAGGCAAGAACAAGTTATGAAAATAGGGAGTTTAATGATAGCAGGGCTCTATCCGGATCAATACAGGCTATGGCTGAAAAGAATCTTGCCCTTTTGAACGAAATTGACAAGGGAATGGCATCATCTGCCATTGATAAAGTTAATAACAAATATACATCAGTCAGCAAGAGCTATGATATCGCTGCCGGAGAACTGGAAGATTCAAGATTAAAGTTAGATGAGGATATTTTTAATGCGAAAAAGGAAAAATTGGACAATGCAAAGAAAAGTCTGGATATTGCCCTCAATCTGATTTCTCAGGCAAGATATTATTCTGACAATAGGAGATATTCCGATGTGGTCACTCCTTTAAAAGCAGCATCTGAAGAGCTTGGAAAAGCCGAACATGAGTTAAAATCAAATTCCCAGGCACCTTCATTCAAAGCCATACCCGCTTTAGCGGGCATTTCAGTTATGTATCTGGCTGCAAAAAAAACCCATAAAAAATTCAAATCGGGGAAAGTTAGATTTTAAGCTAACCCGTTACTTTCAGCTCTTCCAGCATTTTTCTCAAGGTCGTTGCTGTTTTTCCTTCCGCATCACTGATAATCTGCTTTGAGGGAGGTGCTTCAAGATAATTCGCTATCCTCTGTGAGATCCGTTCCTGGTAAGTTGACACAAGCTCGTTCTGATAAAACACTCCCATCGGGATCCTGTCTCCCCATTCCTGCGCCTTTGTCATTGCGGCAATTGTTTTTGCAACCGTCTCATCCTGTTTGTGCACCACGCCGTCATAGCCTGTTTCCTCAAGCTTGTACAGCCTTGGAACAGGTTTTCCGGTCGCAGGGTCCTTGCGGTCTTCCCCCCCATACCATTCTTTGGTGTTTATGTTATTGTAAGTTGGACAGGGCTGCTGGATGACAACCAGAGCCATCCCGCGATGAGAGATAGCTTTTTTTATGGTTTCCTTGAGGTGGGAAACGTCATACGCATACCCTCTGGCTATGAAGGTGTAACCTGATGCAAGAGCAAGAGCAATGGGATTAATGCCCTCGTTTATATTGGGTCTCGGAAGCGCTTTGGTCTGCACACCCAGCTTGAGCGTGGGCGAAGCCTGCCCTTTCGTCAGGCCGTAGACGCCGTTATCATGGATGAGGTAGGTCATATCCACGTTCCTCCTGCCTGTATTGACAAAATGCCCTGCGCCGATCCCAAGCCCGTCGCCGTCACCCCCCACGGCTATCACTTCAAGTTCAGGGGCCGCAAGTTTTGCTCCTATGGCAAAGGGCAGCTCCCTTCCATGCAGCGTATGGACACCATAAGCGTTGATCCAGTGTGGAAGCTTTCCGTGGCATCCAATTCCTGAGAATATGGCCACCCTCGATGGTTCCAACTGCATATCGGCCAGCGTCATCTGCACGGCTGTGAGTATCCCGAAATTCCCGCATCCCGGGCACCAATCATTGAAAAGAGGGGTTTTATAATCTGCCATCTTAAGCGCCATAATTCAACACCTGCCTTGCCGGCGCTTTATCGTTAAGGATAAGGAGAAGCGAATCATAGACCTCATCTGAAGTCATGGGTCTTCCGTTCCATTTCAGCACAAAATAATCCATCGATATGCCTGTCTTTTCTTTGATCACTCCTGCCATCTGGGCTGAATAATTACCTTCCACCATGATTTTCTTCCGGGCTTTTCCCAGTACCCCTGCAATGTAATCTTTTGGCAGAGGATTTGGAATCCGAACCTGCAGGAAGTTCAATTTGTGTCCCTCGCTCCGAAGTCTTTCCATTGCTTCCAGGATCGCTCCCTTTGGTGACCCCCAGCTGACGATGGTTGCGGGTGCATCTTCGTCGCCGAAGAAATTAACCCTCTCCTGAACGGGAATTTCCCTGTCCGCCAGCTCAAGTTTTTTCATGCGTTTCTCAAGCATTCGTGTCCTGGCCATGGGATTTTCAGTGATGTGACCTGATTCATTATGCTCGTCACCCGTGTTCCAGAATACTGCGCCCGGAGTCCCAAGCGGCAGCCTCGGTGAAATACCGGATTCCGTGAACTTAAAGCGCTTGTACTCCTTGCCCCTGACATCCGCTTCCGAGAGCAACTCACCGCGCTCTATTTTTATGAGACCCGGGTCTAATGTCCTGCAGCTTTTACTGCTGTTGGCAATGGCTTTGTCCGTTAGATGAATCACAGGTGTCTGGTAACGTTCCGCATAGTTGAAGGCTCGCGCGGCATCATAGAAGCATTCTTCAATGTCGCCCGAGCACAGGATGATCCTGGGGAATTCACCGTGCGATGCGTGAATGGCGAACCTGAGGTCATCCTGTCCGTGCCTTGTCGGAAGTCCGGTGGAAGGGCCGCCGCGCTGATAATAACTGATAACGGTTGGGACTTCATTGAGACCTGCCCAGCCCAGGCCTTCCGCCATTAATGAGAATCCTGGACCTGAAGTGCTCGTCGCGGCCCTTGCGCCCGTAAGGGCAGCGCCTGAAGCCATATTAATCGCTGCTATCTCATCTTCCGTCTGGATAACGAGGATGGAACCCTGCGTGATGGCTGATCGCTCTAACTCGAATACCTGGTTCTCTTCCAGATATTCACTCTCATCACCAGCAGGTGTGATAGGATAATAGCTCTGGAACCGACAGCCTCCTGCCAGCTTTCCCAGGGCCACGGCCTGTGTGCCCTGCAGGAATATTCGCTTTTCATCTGTTTTAACAGCGTCAAGTTTGACCCCGAAATCTTTGAAATGCTCCACCGCATAATCATATGCAATATTGAAGGCAAGAATATTCGATTTGATAAGTTGGGCCTTCCTGCCAAATATCTTTTCGATAGCCATCCCAACATATTTTTTATCATAATTAACGAGGCCGAAGGATGCTCCTACTGCCAGAATGTTTGTCATTATCACAAGCTTGCTGAGTTTATCTTCACCAATCTCTTTTCCTATCTGTTTCAGAAGCTCAAGGAATGGCATTGGGTAAATCTTTATGTTGTTCTTCTTGGCTTCAGCAAGCAGGTCTCCAACAGTCTGGGGCTTAATCCCTTTCTCATCAACGACTTTCTGGAATTCTTCCCGAAAAGATGCAGAGAGTGTCGGGATTTCGGATATTTGTTTTCCCGCCGCTTCTGCGTCGCAGATAATCCCCCCGCCAGGGACTACGTCCCAAATATGCCTCACAACGCTGTCAGCATCAAAGGCGCAGAGAAGATCAGCATGACCTGCAATGGCTTTTAATTCTTTCGTGGAGACTCGAATGTGAAAGTAGCTGTGCATTCCTTTGATGTTGGAATGATATTCCCTCTGTCCGAAGACATTCAGCCCTCCGTAGCAGCAGGCCCGTGCAAAAATGTTGGCGCTTGAGTCCACCCCGCTCCCCTGCGGTCCGCCTGCCATCCATATAAACTCATCAGTAACCATGTTCAATTATCCCTATCCAGTTAATTTCAGGATCTATCCGCCTGTAACAGCATCATATCCGATGCAGCAGGTGCAGAGGGCTGATTCGCCGCAGTAAGGACAAACGCACTCGCAGTCATCGATGGGATTTTCACAATTTTCACATATAATCTCTATCAAACTAATATTCCTCCCATTGATTTTTTATTGGTTCGAATGGTTAAGTAGTTTGCGGATGATGGCACGCCCCCTTGCCTTCAAGAATTCGTAATAATTCCTGTTATAGTTCCAGTCGGCTTCTTGAACAGTTCAATATCCTGCACCACCACAGCGCTCAATGCTGTCGAGACCGTCGTAATATTCGTATAATACGTCGGCTCGAAAGACGCCGTAATATTGTATGTGCCCGAAGTGACTGCAAACGAGTAGAATCCTAATGCATTCGTCGTCGTTGAGTTGCTGATGTTGGTGGATACCTTTACTCCCGGGATGCCCGTTTTGTTCACACTGTCCGTTACTGTACCGTTGATGAACCGTACCAGTGGAAGTATTGTGGTCGCTGTATGCGTCACCATGGTGGCATTGATATTCCCGCTCGCATCCACCGTTCTTGTACCGATGGTATATGTTGCTGGAACTAAACCCGTGGCGTTGTAATACTTTACTCCTTTTAAGACATCGTCCTTATAGATGCCATCCAGATAAACTATCACTTTGACGAAATCTGGATTTGATGGATCGGTCCAGGTCCAGTTGATGTACGTGGAAGCATAGGTTGTGTTTCTTAAGTTCGTGATGCTGTCAGGTGCAGTGTCATCTGGTAATGGTGCGGTTGTTGCGTTTTGGTACACCCAGGTTTGATTGATATTTCCTGCAACGTCAACTGTTCTTGTACTTATCTCGTACAACGTATTCGGAGTCAAACCAGTTGCATTGTAGTACTGATCACCTCTTGTAACATTTTTCTGGAATGCTCCGTTGAGGTAAATCATCACTTTTGAGAAATCAGAGTCTTGTGGATCTATCCATGTCCAATTGATATAGCTTGAAGCATAGCTTATATTTTTAAGATCGATAACAGATGCCGGTTCTATTGTTGGAGGTAATGGATTTACGGTTATAGACACACTTCCATAAGCAATATTATTGAACTCATCGATCTCCTGAATGGTATTGTTGGAATCTGCATTGAGCACTATCTTTGTACTTTCTGTAGCTTCTATAACTGCTGATATTGGTAGATGTTCATTCGCATCAAGGAGATCGACATTCCATCTATACAATACAGATGCGTTATCTAATGAACTATTTGCGTCCGTATAATTAATAAGTGCCACAGAAATATTCGTTGCTCTTGCAAAGCCGATATTTCTTAGAGTGGCATTTACAGTAGCAGTCTTGTTCTGAGAATCATAAATCATAAGTGGGCTGCTGATCATAAGATCAGGCAACGCTTTTATTAGATATGCAGCATCGTTGTTCATCTTACCTATTTCTTCGATTTTGTTTTCAGGGTCGAGTATGGCGTATATCAAATGCGATCCATTAGTTAAATTCAGACTCAACGATACATTCGTTCCACCTGTCGGAACATCATGCACTCCGGTGTAAACAAGAGTTCCATTAGGTGGATAATCTTCATAGACCTCAAAGTAAACATTAGATGCACTCACTCCGCCGATGTTTTGCATTCTTATATCCAAGCGGTATCTGTCCGCCTCATTTGAAATGAGCGAGAAATCTTCTGGAGTTATTCTCAGATCTGGAAGAACGCTTATGTTTCTATAAGCCATATTATTTGTTTTACTTATTTCCGAAATTTTATTCAATGGATCAAGGACGACATAAGTAGACGTATTTATTTTGGAAATGTTGTATATGATTGACACATTATATTCTCCACCCGGAATAATGGAATCTGCAATAATATCTCCACCTGTCTGAATTCCGGTATCAGGAGTTCCGTCAAATACCTGAATTGTGAATTTTCCTGAATTCAATACTCCAATATTGCGAACCGTGAAATTAATCGGGATTGTATCCCCAATTTTGAAATTTTTCGTGACATTAATATCTTCAGAAACTATTGATAAATCCGGCTTTATTTCAAGAACAGAGTAATACACATCATCAAATGTACTATCGAGATTCAGACCCGTGTTATTGTCAAAAACTATAGAGCTGTTGTGTTTGAGCCATACAAATATCGATTTGTTCGCAGTGGTATCCATAGACAGTTTCCAGTTGATCAAGGAATCGTTTGTAAGTCTTCTTTCAGGACTCCATAGAAGGTCGAATGAATCTCTGACCGTGTACTTAATATCACCGTCGCCATTGTTGTATCCTCTCCATGCGGCTATGAGATCTCCTTTTTCATCTGATGAAATTGATACATCAGATATTGAAAAGTCCTGATCACTGATATTTATCGGAGCTGTCCATATACCATTTTTGAACTCAGAGAACAACACGGAATCTTTTGAGACATTGATTTCCGTGTATTCTGTTTGATTGGATGTTTGATTGAAATAAGATACATTTATCGGTATTTCCTGCGACTGCACCCATGCAACAGCCGGGACTGTACCATTAAATGCGGGATACGGTTTACTATCTTTGAATTGATTCTCAGTCAGAGGCGCAGGAATGCTCCATATGCCATCCCAGAACGAATAGTATATCTCTTTATCTTCATCTGTGCTTGAGTTCCCATCCATATCACGTGTCCAAACTGCTATAGCGGTTCCATCCGATCTCTGCGCAAGCCTTGGTTCAAAATCCTGCAGGTTATCCGAAGTTAACGCAGCAGGCTGGCTCCAGGCTGTTCCGTTCCAGATAGAATAATGGATATCCAGATCATTCTTTGTATCCACATTGCTATCGCTGTCATGCATCCAGACAACAGTCACATTTTTACCGTCTGAAGAAATGGATGGCATACCATCAGCTTCCGTATCATTTGTTATCTTGTCTGGAACAGTCCATGATGTGCCGTTCCAGAATGAATAATATATTTCAAGAGTCGATGTCCAGTTATCAAAAGTATCATTTATGTCCAGCTTTCCCTTGTCTCCCGTCCATATAGAAACAGCGCTATCATCGTAATATACTGCCTTCGGATTGAGTACAGATGTGTTATCGCTATGGATGGACTCAGGGTCGCTCCAGTTAGCACCATTCCAGAAAGAGT is a window of Candidatus Methanoperedens sp. DNA encoding:
- a CDS encoding 2-oxoacid:ferredoxin oxidoreductase subunit alpha; translated protein: MVTDEFIWMAGGPQGSGVDSSANIFARACCYGGLNVFGQREYHSNIKGMHSYFHIRVSTKELKAIAGHADLLCAFDADSVVRHIWDVVPGGGIICDAEAAGKQISEIPTLSASFREEFQKVVDEKGIKPQTVGDLLAEAKKNNIKIYPMPFLELLKQIGKEIGEDKLSKLVIMTNILAVGASFGLVNYDKKYVGMAIEKIFGRKAQLIKSNILAFNIAYDYAVEHFKDFGVKLDAVKTDEKRIFLQGTQAVALGKLAGGCRFQSYYPITPAGDESEYLEENQVFELERSAITQGSILVIQTEDEIAAINMASGAALTGARAATSTSGPGFSLMAEGLGWAGLNEVPTVISYYQRGGPSTGLPTRHGQDDLRFAIHASHGEFPRIILCSGDIEECFYDAARAFNYAERYQTPVIHLTDKAIANSSKSCRTLDPGLIKIERGELLSEADVRGKEYKRFKFTESGISPRLPLGTPGAVFWNTGDEHNESGHITENPMARTRMLEKRMKKLELADREIPVQERVNFFGDEDAPATIVSWGSPKGAILEAMERLRSEGHKLNFLQVRIPNPLPKDYIAGVLGKARKKIMVEGNYSAQMAGVIKEKTGISMDYFVLKWNGRPMTSDEVYDSLLLILNDKAPARQVLNYGA
- a CDS encoding 2-oxoacid:ferredoxin oxidoreductase subunit beta, with protein sequence MALKMADYKTPLFNDWCPGCGNFGILTAVQMTLADMQLEPSRVAIFSGIGCHGKLPHWINAYGVHTLHGRELPFAIGAKLAAPELEVIAVGGDGDGLGIGAGHFVNTGRRNVDMTYLIHDNGVYGLTKGQASPTLKLGVQTKALPRPNINEGINPIALALASGYTFIARGYAYDVSHLKETIKKAISHRGMALVVIQQPCPTYNNINTKEWYGGEDRKDPATGKPVPRLYKLEETGYDGVVHKQDETVAKTIAAMTKAQEWGDRIPMGVFYQNELVSTYQERISQRIANYLEAPPSKQIISDAEGKTATTLRKMLEELKVTG